In the genome of Bradyrhizobium sp. CIAT3101, one region contains:
- the pglX gene encoding BREX-1 system adenine-specific DNA-methyltransferase PglX, which translates to MDTTKLKKFAQFARRTLMGQVSAKLDSVLAPDAAARREHPEAMKKLDEATTRDGKSLVIERVAYIWFNRFSALRFMDMNDLNPVRVVSPLSGQFQPEILAEAKAGNIDEDRVPEKIRAQVHALLDGRSPSVDAQAEAYRLLLVAICNDWHRVMSFMFERIDDYTELLLPDDLLSNASILAYLREAMTPDVCADVEIIGWLYQFYISEKKDDVFAALKKNVKITAENIPAATQLFTPHWIVRYLVENSLGRLWMSNRPGSPLKKRMEYYIPPEEPETDFLRVASPTEIKVCDPACGSGHMLTYAFDLLYGIYEEEGYEATEIPGLILKHNLTGLEIDDRAGALAAFALAMKAAAKIGRRRFLRMEVKPDVVVLQNVTFTPAEMTEVAAVVGRDLFTDDVRETLLQFEQASNFGSLIMPKLRDPAETLRVVVSQDFGSDLLLREVQTRVVAVLRMAEALTPKYRVVVANPPYMGWNGMNAKLQAFVKLAYSDARFDLMTCFMERCSSLAIQNGYWGMINLPSWMFLASFSKFRSQIVTHWEISSLLHLGRGIFGSDFGSTAFSFRNSKPRQGVKATFRRLFDRHVDVRSPQEIESRFLTAGDGEFLFDQSRFRNIPGTPVAYWLSEEVLSSFEICSPFSTFGKVLVGLQTGDNEHFIRLWPEVSFDNTRMADEGAVWVPYVKGGEYRKWYGNRDMVLNWSQDGSAIIHHPSARPQNREFYFRSGVTYTNVSSGAFSARFVDGKGIFDQKGSMIFSEADFSESSFMALLLSKVGTKFLEILCPTIDFNPGSIGQFPVRENVLERIEPFATKLIELSRADWDAFESSWDFATFPLLSLDHRSEALEATYARLRAHWRNMTDEMQRLEEENNRIFIGAYDLQHELTHEVPIEEVTLTCNPAYRYSGEKTKAELEELLLADTMREFVSYAVGCMFGRYSLDTPGLILASQGEGFENYRAKVPNATFEPDADNVIPVLDGDWFADDIAARFRRFLRVTSGEERFQENLAFVEKALGKDIRRYFTRDFFNDHVKRYKKRPIYWLFASPKGTFNALIYMHRYRPDTVSVVLNDYLREFRSKLEGYRRAQEARSISGDASSAQKTKALKEIEATVRQIEELDAWERDVLFPLATQKIAIDLDDGVKANYPKFGAALKPIKGLNDLDD; encoded by the coding sequence ATGGACACCACGAAGCTCAAGAAGTTCGCGCAATTCGCCCGCCGTACCCTGATGGGGCAGGTCAGCGCCAAGCTAGACTCCGTGCTCGCGCCAGATGCCGCCGCGCGGCGCGAGCATCCGGAGGCGATGAAAAAACTCGATGAGGCCACTACGAGGGACGGCAAGAGCCTGGTGATCGAGCGCGTAGCTTACATCTGGTTCAACCGCTTTTCGGCCTTGCGCTTCATGGACATGAACGACCTCAACCCCGTTCGCGTCGTCTCGCCTTTGTCTGGTCAGTTCCAACCTGAGATCCTGGCCGAGGCCAAGGCCGGAAACATCGATGAGGATCGCGTTCCGGAGAAAATCCGCGCCCAGGTCCACGCTCTCTTGGACGGCCGCTCCCCAAGCGTCGATGCGCAGGCCGAGGCTTACCGTTTGCTGCTCGTTGCGATCTGCAACGACTGGCATCGGGTGATGTCGTTCATGTTTGAGCGGATCGATGACTATACCGAACTGCTGCTACCCGATGACTTGCTGTCGAATGCTTCCATCCTCGCCTATCTGCGGGAGGCCATGACCCCCGATGTCTGCGCCGATGTGGAGATTATCGGCTGGCTCTATCAGTTCTATATTTCCGAGAAGAAGGACGACGTCTTCGCTGCGCTGAAGAAGAATGTGAAGATCACGGCCGAGAACATCCCTGCCGCCACGCAACTGTTCACCCCGCACTGGATCGTGCGTTACCTGGTCGAGAATTCGCTCGGTCGGCTTTGGATGTCGAACCGGCCAGGCTCTCCGTTGAAGAAGCGCATGGAATATTACATTCCGCCGGAAGAGCCAGAGACGGACTTCCTGCGCGTTGCGTCACCAACGGAAATCAAGGTCTGCGATCCTGCCTGTGGATCCGGGCACATGCTGACCTATGCCTTCGATCTTCTTTACGGGATTTATGAGGAAGAGGGATACGAAGCGACTGAGATCCCGGGCCTGATACTGAAGCACAATCTGACAGGACTGGAGATCGACGACCGAGCTGGGGCGCTGGCCGCCTTTGCACTGGCGATGAAGGCTGCCGCAAAGATTGGGCGGCGACGCTTCCTGCGGATGGAGGTAAAGCCCGACGTCGTCGTGCTGCAGAACGTAACGTTCACCCCGGCCGAGATGACTGAGGTCGCCGCCGTGGTAGGGCGCGACCTGTTCACGGATGATGTACGTGAGACGCTGCTGCAGTTCGAGCAAGCTAGCAACTTTGGCTCGCTGATCATGCCAAAATTGCGCGACCCAGCTGAGACGCTGCGGGTGGTGGTGTCGCAAGATTTTGGTAGCGATCTCCTGTTGCGAGAGGTTCAGACGCGCGTGGTAGCTGTGTTGCGCATGGCCGAGGCCCTTACACCTAAATATCGCGTGGTGGTGGCCAACCCACCGTATATGGGCTGGAACGGAATGAACGCGAAGCTTCAGGCCTTTGTCAAACTTGCTTACTCTGATGCTCGCTTTGACTTAATGACCTGCTTCATGGAGCGTTGCTCCTCACTAGCCATCCAGAACGGCTATTGGGGGATGATTAACCTGCCTTCTTGGATGTTTCTCGCGTCTTTCAGCAAGTTTCGAAGTCAAATCGTCACTCACTGGGAAATATCATCCTTACTGCATTTGGGCCGAGGAATTTTTGGCTCCGACTTTGGTTCTACCGCCTTCTCGTTCAGAAATTCAAAACCGCGTCAGGGCGTAAAAGCCACCTTCAGGCGTCTGTTTGATCGCCACGTTGACGTGAGATCACCTCAGGAAATCGAATCGAGATTTCTCACGGCAGGGGATGGCGAGTTCCTGTTCGATCAAAGCCGATTCAGGAATATTCCTGGAACTCCTGTTGCCTACTGGCTAAGCGAGGAAGTGCTAAGCAGTTTCGAAATCTGCTCGCCTTTTTCAACGTTCGGTAAAGTGCTCGTCGGCCTCCAAACAGGTGATAACGAACACTTTATAAGATTGTGGCCCGAAGTATCTTTCGACAATACGCGAATGGCGGACGAGGGCGCAGTGTGGGTGCCTTACGTGAAGGGAGGTGAATACCGAAAATGGTATGGGAATCGAGATATGGTTCTCAATTGGTCGCAAGACGGAAGCGCAATCATCCATCATCCAAGCGCGCGTCCTCAAAACCGCGAATTCTATTTTCGTTCGGGAGTTACCTATACGAACGTTTCGAGTGGCGCTTTCTCCGCTAGATTTGTCGATGGAAAAGGCATTTTTGACCAGAAAGGGAGCATGATTTTTTCCGAAGCAGATTTTTCGGAATCATCATTTATGGCGCTTCTGCTTTCGAAGGTCGGAACAAAATTCTTAGAAATTCTATGCCCAACGATTGACTTCAATCCAGGCAGCATCGGACAGTTTCCTGTTCGAGAGAATGTGTTGGAAAGGATCGAACCGTTTGCTACGAAACTGATTGAACTTTCGCGTGCCGACTGGGATGCGTTCGAAAGCTCTTGGGATTTTGCCACCTTTCCCTTGCTCTCACTCGACCACCGGAGCGAAGCGCTGGAGGCTACCTACGCCCGACTGCGCGCCCATTGGCGCAACATGACGGACGAAATGCAGAGGCTGGAGGAAGAGAATAACCGCATCTTCATTGGCGCCTATGATCTGCAACATGAACTGACCCATGAGGTGCCGATTGAGGAAGTCACCCTTACTTGCAATCCCGCGTATCGCTATAGCGGTGAGAAGACGAAGGCGGAACTGGAAGAGCTGCTGCTCGCCGACACGATGCGAGAGTTTGTCTCCTATGCCGTTGGTTGCATGTTTGGACGCTATAGCCTCGATACGCCTGGCCTGATCCTCGCAAGCCAAGGCGAGGGATTTGAGAACTATCGCGCCAAAGTGCCGAACGCGACATTTGAGCCAGATGCCGACAATGTGATCCCCGTACTCGATGGCGACTGGTTTGCAGACGACATCGCGGCGCGGTTCCGCCGCTTCCTGCGAGTCACTTCCGGCGAGGAGCGTTTCCAGGAGAACCTCGCCTTCGTCGAGAAAGCGCTAGGTAAGGACATCCGCAGGTACTTCACGCGCGACTTTTTCAACGATCATGTGAAGCGGTACAAGAAACGGCCGATCTACTGGCTGTTCGCCAGCCCGAAGGGCACGTTCAACGCGCTGATCTACATGCACCGCTATCGTCCCGACACCGTGAGTGTGGTGCTGAACGACTATCTGCGGGAGTTCCGTTCCAAGCTCGAAGGCTATCGCCGGGCGCAGGAAGCGCGCAGCATCAGCGGGGACGCTTCGTCCGCGCAGAAGACCAAGGCCCTGAAGGAGATCGAGGCCACGGTCAGGCAGATCGAGGAGCTCGATGCCTGGGAGCGTGACGTCCTATTCCCATTGGCGACGCAAAAGATCGCGATAGATCTCGATGACGGGGTGAAAGCAAATTATCCGAAGTTTGGCGCCGCCCTGAAGCCCATCAAGGGCCTCAACGATTTGGACGACTGA
- a CDS encoding AAA family ATPase yields the protein MIAGIEIENFTAFGSLQLSLSPRVNVVIGSNGSGKTHLLKAIYGLALAGLPLSADRSEKEVGADISRKLLRLFSPEENKIGTLRASGAKGQTRLSLVSSDDTRVAISFGSRSQSVRIKVDASGTGHELQPVFIPTKEVLSLIRGMRHPDHDRATVEMIFDDGYIDLAELLVHPGFEDEASSLAEDPRLSSIVRELVDLVGGRYRWADGGTFRFEPGRYEEKVDPARSKSKAGQAYQDSTVTRFVTKDGRSLSSSMTAEGYRKIGVLHRLLSNGSINPGDTGVLLWDEPEANLNPKLMKKLVQLLLELSRNGQQIVLATHDYVLLKWFDLLMEKGKEDHVRFHVLVREENGAAIVVHSTDDYDQLVNTGIAKTFSELYDAEIERSLEGVKL from the coding sequence ATGATCGCCGGCATCGAGATCGAGAATTTCACGGCGTTCGGGAGCTTGCAGCTATCGCTCTCTCCGCGGGTGAACGTGGTCATAGGCTCTAATGGGTCGGGCAAAACACACCTCCTGAAGGCGATCTATGGTCTGGCCCTGGCGGGCCTGCCTCTATCCGCCGATCGTTCGGAGAAGGAGGTGGGGGCCGACATATCAAGGAAGCTGCTGCGGCTCTTCTCGCCCGAGGAAAACAAGATCGGTACTCTGCGCGCTAGCGGCGCGAAGGGGCAAACGCGGCTCAGCCTGGTGAGCAGCGATGACACCCGCGTAGCGATTTCGTTCGGCAGCCGCTCCCAATCAGTGCGGATCAAGGTGGATGCCAGCGGCACGGGGCATGAACTGCAACCCGTGTTCATTCCGACGAAGGAGGTGTTATCGCTCATTCGTGGCATGCGCCATCCGGATCATGATCGTGCCACCGTCGAGATGATCTTCGACGATGGCTACATCGACCTCGCGGAACTCCTCGTTCATCCCGGTTTCGAGGACGAGGCTTCGAGCCTTGCCGAGGATCCCAGGCTGTCGAGCATCGTCCGCGAGTTAGTCGACCTCGTCGGAGGACGTTATCGCTGGGCGGACGGCGGGACTTTCCGCTTCGAGCCCGGGCGCTACGAGGAGAAGGTCGATCCCGCCCGGTCGAAGTCGAAGGCAGGGCAAGCCTATCAGGACTCGACGGTCACCCGCTTCGTCACGAAGGACGGTCGGTCGCTTTCGAGCAGCATGACCGCCGAGGGATACCGGAAGATCGGCGTGCTGCATCGACTGCTCAGCAACGGCTCGATTAACCCTGGCGACACTGGCGTACTCCTGTGGGACGAACCTGAAGCAAACCTGAACCCGAAGCTGATGAAGAAGCTCGTTCAGCTTCTTCTCGAGCTATCGCGCAACGGTCAGCAGATCGTCCTCGCGACCCACGACTATGTTCTATTGAAGTGGTTCGATTTGCTCATGGAAAAGGGCAAGGAGGATCATGTCCGATTCCATGTACTAGTTAGAGAGGAGAATGGTGCGGCGATAGTCGTTCACTCCACTGATGACTATGACCAGCTCGTAAATACCGGCATAGCGAAGACCTTCAGCGAGTTGTACGACGCTGAAATCGAGCGCTCCCTAGAGGGAGTCAAGCTATGA
- the brxC gene encoding BREX system P-loop protein BrxC yields MTTLRDIFEKPVDRAIEGVIKADDEASLRVELEEYVITNEIERQLEKFLDAYNNYGTANGVWISGFFGSGKSHLLKMLALLLENRDIGGSPAYELFKQKCAQNEILAADLRKAVSTPSKSILFNIDQKADVISKGQIDALLSVFQKVFDEMSGYYGKQPHIAQFERDLDSRGMLQAFREAYQSVAGKAWERGREQALLESANVAKAYAQATGANPSEGEGILTRYRQDFRSSIEDFAEKVKAYIDAQKPGFRLNFFVDEVGQYIADNVKLMTNLQTIAESLNTKCRGRAWIIVTAQQDMASVIGDMNQRQENDFSKIQARFANRMPLNSADVAEVIQKRLLKKTESGISSLSDLYHRESNNLKTLFDFTDGSIRLENFRDRDHFIHSYPFVPYQYPLFQLAIQNLSQHNAFEGKHSSVGERSMLGVFQEVAVRLADLLVGGLATFDQMFEGIRTALKSNVQQSILIAEKNLGDEFATRILKALFLVKYVKGFKPTARNVAILMLDRFDTDLTKHKRRVDEALSLLEQNTYIQRNGELFEFLTDEEKDVEQEIKAIDVDTAEIAKELETLIFDGVIKSRKLRHEASSQDYAFARYLDDRLLGRDYELAINVITPFHEQSGNAEATAMRTMSRDELAIVLNADNRFVSDLMTFKRTDKYVRQARSVTQQPSIERIVREKGEQNSSRQRDLTLKARALVGDARLFVRGEEVEVRSEDAQARIERAFQTLVDKVYVNLSMLRGVAYSENEIGRFFMHGNDGMFGGDSTNLTETEQEILNFARSNARNGIRTTVKAVTERFERKPYGWSYAAILCTTASLLGRGKIEARSDGSPLEGDALLRGLQNAHSLGNIVLELQVEFTPAQTRKLKEFFREFFDQQPAGAEGKALGIESAEAFGALKTELAALEGQSSRYPFLSALGQLQDALREVASKPYAWYLQDLGRHEDRLLDLKESILDPIRRFMGGGQKTIYDEARNYLTDQNANFGYGGEDRAHAIREVLDDPNCFKGSAIQQIKGTLDALKAEVDTRLAAERATAIADIEELRAKLRALPEFASFVEPDRQEIEAAFSTVLDAIDASKLIAVIRERVSGFRASGYPALLGRVTAPPPVKKDGGDSEQRGFRDGASGSPPAAAQPGYVAASALRVTYAKPYLADEQDIDAYLDTLRERLIAEIRAGRRVTV; encoded by the coding sequence ATGACCACACTTCGCGACATCTTCGAAAAACCCGTCGATCGCGCGATCGAAGGGGTGATCAAGGCCGATGACGAAGCCAGTCTCAGGGTCGAACTTGAAGAGTATGTCATCACGAATGAGATCGAGCGTCAGCTCGAGAAGTTCCTCGATGCCTATAACAATTACGGCACGGCAAACGGAGTCTGGATCTCCGGCTTTTTCGGCTCGGGCAAATCGCACCTGCTGAAAATGCTGGCGCTCCTTCTCGAGAATCGGGACATCGGCGGAAGCCCCGCCTATGAGCTTTTCAAGCAGAAATGCGCGCAGAATGAGATCCTCGCGGCCGACCTGCGCAAGGCGGTGTCGACCCCGTCGAAGAGCATCCTATTCAATATCGACCAGAAGGCCGACGTCATCTCGAAGGGGCAGATCGACGCGCTGCTTTCCGTGTTCCAGAAAGTCTTCGACGAAATGAGCGGCTACTATGGCAAGCAGCCGCACATCGCCCAGTTCGAGCGCGATCTGGACAGTCGCGGGATGCTCCAGGCGTTCAGGGAGGCCTATCAGTCGGTCGCCGGAAAGGCTTGGGAGCGCGGACGCGAGCAGGCCCTGCTGGAGAGCGCGAATGTCGCCAAAGCCTATGCACAGGCCACGGGCGCTAATCCGTCCGAGGGCGAAGGCATCCTGACCCGGTATCGTCAGGATTTCCGGTCATCGATCGAGGACTTCGCCGAGAAGGTGAAGGCTTACATCGACGCACAGAAGCCGGGCTTCCGGCTGAATTTCTTTGTCGACGAGGTGGGCCAGTACATCGCCGACAACGTCAAGCTCATGACGAATCTTCAGACGATCGCGGAGAGCTTGAACACCAAGTGTCGCGGTCGGGCCTGGATCATCGTCACCGCGCAGCAGGATATGGCGTCCGTCATCGGCGATATGAACCAGCGGCAGGAGAACGACTTCTCTAAGATTCAGGCACGCTTCGCCAATCGGATGCCGCTCAACAGCGCTGATGTCGCCGAAGTGATCCAGAAGCGGCTGCTCAAAAAGACCGAGTCCGGCATTAGCAGCCTGTCCGACCTCTACCATCGCGAGTCGAACAATCTGAAGACGCTGTTCGACTTCACGGATGGCTCAATCAGGTTGGAGAACTTCCGTGACCGCGATCATTTCATTCACAGCTATCCCTTTGTTCCTTACCAATATCCGCTGTTCCAGTTAGCGATCCAGAACCTGTCCCAACACAACGCTTTTGAGGGAAAACACAGCTCCGTCGGCGAACGGTCCATGCTTGGGGTTTTCCAGGAAGTCGCGGTGCGGCTCGCGGATCTGCTGGTCGGCGGGCTTGCGACCTTCGACCAGATGTTCGAGGGCATCCGCACCGCGCTCAAATCGAATGTCCAGCAATCGATCCTGATTGCCGAGAAGAACCTAGGCGATGAATTCGCGACGCGGATTCTGAAGGCATTGTTTCTGGTCAAGTATGTCAAGGGCTTCAAGCCCACGGCCCGCAACGTCGCGATCCTAATGCTGGACAGGTTCGACACGGACCTGACGAAGCACAAGCGGCGGGTTGATGAGGCGCTGAGTCTGCTTGAGCAGAACACTTACATCCAGCGCAACGGCGAACTGTTCGAGTTCCTGACCGACGAGGAGAAGGACGTCGAACAGGAAATCAAGGCAATCGACGTCGACACGGCAGAGATCGCAAAGGAACTGGAGACGCTGATTTTTGATGGCGTCATTAAGAGTCGCAAGCTCCGGCACGAGGCGTCCTCGCAGGACTACGCCTTTGCGCGCTACCTCGATGACCGGCTGCTCGGCCGCGACTACGAGCTGGCGATCAACGTCATCACGCCATTTCACGAGCAGAGCGGTAATGCCGAGGCGACCGCCATGCGCACGATGTCGAGGGACGAACTCGCCATCGTTCTCAATGCCGACAATCGCTTCGTCAGTGACCTGATGACGTTCAAGCGGACGGACAAATATGTCCGTCAGGCGCGCTCCGTGACGCAGCAGCCGAGCATCGAGCGCATCGTCCGCGAGAAGGGCGAGCAGAACAGCAGCCGGCAGCGCGATCTGACGCTCAAAGCCCGCGCCCTGGTGGGCGATGCCCGGCTTTTCGTGCGCGGGGAGGAAGTCGAGGTTCGCTCGGAGGATGCTCAAGCCCGAATCGAGCGTGCGTTTCAGACCCTCGTCGACAAGGTTTACGTCAATCTTAGCATGCTGCGCGGCGTCGCCTATTCCGAAAACGAGATCGGCCGGTTCTTCATGCACGGCAACGACGGCATGTTCGGCGGCGACAGCACCAATCTCACCGAGACTGAACAGGAGATTCTCAACTTCGCGCGGTCAAACGCGCGCAATGGTATTAGGACAACAGTGAAGGCCGTCACCGAGCGGTTCGAACGCAAGCCCTATGGTTGGTCCTACGCCGCCATCCTTTGCACCACAGCCAGCCTGCTTGGACGCGGCAAGATCGAAGCGCGTTCGGACGGCAGCCCGTTGGAAGGCGATGCCTTGCTTCGCGGGCTTCAGAACGCTCACTCCCTCGGCAATATCGTGCTCGAACTCCAGGTGGAGTTCACGCCGGCGCAGACTCGTAAGCTCAAGGAATTCTTCCGCGAATTTTTCGATCAGCAGCCGGCCGGCGCCGAGGGCAAAGCGCTCGGAATCGAGTCGGCCGAGGCCTTCGGCGCGCTCAAGACCGAACTTGCGGCCCTGGAAGGGCAATCGTCCCGCTACCCCTTTCTGTCCGCGCTGGGCCAGCTCCAGGATGCGCTCCGTGAGGTCGCGAGCAAGCCCTATGCCTGGTATCTTCAGGACCTCGGCCGCCACGAGGATCGGCTACTCGACCTGAAGGAGAGCATTCTCGACCCGATCCGTCGCTTCATGGGCGGTGGTCAGAAGACGATCTATGACGAGGCGCGGAACTATCTGACCGATCAAAACGCCAATTTCGGATATGGGGGCGAAGACCGGGCCCATGCCATCCGCGAGGTTTTGGACGATCCCAATTGCTTCAAGGGCAGTGCCATTCAGCAGATCAAGGGCACCCTTGATGCCCTCAAGGCTGAGGTCGACACTCGGCTCGCGGCGGAACGCGCGACGGCGATTGCCGATATCGAGGAGCTTCGCGCCAAGCTGCGGGCGCTCCCCGAATTCGCCTCTTTTGTAGAGCCTGACCGTCAGGAAATCGAGGCGGCCTTCTCAACAGTTCTGGACGCCATTGACGCCAGCAAGTTGATCGCAGTGATCCGGGAGCGCGTGAGCGGATTCCGGGCGTCCGGCTATCCGGCGCTGCTCGGTCGTGTGACGGCGCCGCCTCCCGTGAAGAAGGATGGTGGGGACAGTGAGCAGCGTGGCTTCAGAGATGGGGCGAGCGGCTCGCCGCCGGCGGCGGCCCAACCGGGATACGTGGCCGCCAGCGCGCTGCGCGTCACTTATGCCAAGCCGTACCTCGCCGATGAGCAGGACATTGACGCCTATTTGGACACCCTGCGCGAGAGGCTGATCGCCGAAATCCGCGCAGGCAGGCGGGTGACTGTGTGA
- a CDS encoding DUF1788 domain-containing protein: MARLSKMATAKDRFDHLLKVIASERFLKKQGLGNEVPFFICPYPAEEAVGMETMRAGLVKQLENRGVRVVEINLYDLSISLLHNRGIWDDVLAAESSIGKDELKELLQGVLDPETHLIPEIGALLAKREFDVLFLSGVGEVYPYIRSHNVLNNLQSTAKEKPTVMFFPGKYTQSLDTGASLDLFGILHDDKYYRAFDITHYEI; encoded by the coding sequence ATGGCGAGGCTCAGCAAGATGGCAACCGCCAAGGACCGCTTCGACCACCTTCTCAAGGTTATCGCGAGCGAAAGATTCCTCAAGAAGCAGGGTCTTGGCAATGAAGTGCCGTTCTTCATCTGCCCCTATCCGGCCGAGGAAGCGGTCGGCATGGAGACGATGCGCGCCGGCCTCGTGAAGCAACTCGAGAACCGCGGCGTGCGCGTGGTCGAGATCAACCTCTACGACCTCAGCATTTCCCTGCTGCACAATCGCGGCATCTGGGATGACGTTCTTGCGGCGGAGTCAAGCATCGGAAAGGACGAGCTCAAGGAGCTTCTGCAAGGGGTTCTCGATCCGGAAACCCATCTCATTCCGGAAATTGGGGCCCTTCTTGCGAAGCGGGAGTTCGATGTCCTGTTCCTGTCGGGGGTCGGCGAGGTCTACCCATATATCCGCTCCCACAATGTATTGAATAACCTTCAGAGCACCGCCAAGGAAAAGCCGACGGTGATGTTCTTTCCCGGAAAATATACGCAAAGCCTGGATACCGGTGCGTCACTCGATTTGTTTGGAATCTTGCATGACGACAAATACTACCGGGCATTCGACATAACGCATTATGAAATCTGA
- a CDS encoding DUF1819 family protein has protein sequence MKGALHQPYLMSFGTGGLYVNESVAVARLHTAGADWEDTVIDAQKSGAFPVRKASSARRSIREIVNRLKRLSPDELALLIEGERSEQAALLWLAACRAYRFIAEFAVEVLSDRFLSLRTTLTYDDFDAFLSAKEEWSPKLATLSVTTRAKLRAVLFRLMREAEILSQDDQILGAMLSPRVLAVIQAGNANELRYFPGAERQVGRKG, from the coding sequence ATGAAGGGGGCGCTGCATCAGCCTTATCTGATGTCATTCGGGACTGGCGGTCTTTACGTCAATGAGAGTGTGGCGGTTGCCCGTCTGCATACCGCCGGCGCTGATTGGGAAGACACGGTGATCGACGCACAAAAGAGCGGGGCGTTCCCGGTTCGCAAAGCCAGCTCGGCGCGGAGGTCGATTCGGGAGATCGTAAATCGCCTGAAGCGCCTTTCTCCGGACGAACTGGCGCTGCTTATCGAAGGCGAGCGGAGCGAACAGGCAGCGCTCTTGTGGCTTGCGGCCTGCCGCGCTTACAGGTTCATCGCCGAGTTCGCCGTCGAGGTGCTCAGCGACAGGTTCCTGTCACTGCGCACGACCCTGACTTACGACGATTTTGACGCCTTTCTGTCCGCGAAGGAGGAATGGTCCCCGAAGCTGGCGACGCTGTCGGTCACCACACGCGCCAAGCTTCGCGCGGTGCTGTTCCGCCTGATGCGCGAAGCCGAGATCCTGTCGCAGGACGACCAGATACTCGGGGCGATGTTGTCACCGCGCGTGTTGGCCGTCATCCAGGCGGGAAACGCCAATGAACTGCGATACTTCCCCGGCGCCGAACGACAGGTAGGGAGGAAGGGATAA
- a CDS encoding DUF6538 domain-containing protein has product MPLAMSRPWKHPKTGIYQLRKAVPDDLRKIVGRREEKVSLKTRDPGEAKQRFAMALAELEVRWANLRAGPKPLTEREAHQLAIAEHDRWIEQYGDNPSQQTRWDVRLGDWLFGARGSAPLVEPGSLRSDSSQELLKIRLMEQDCLEAANGYLTAHGIFADRQNQQTMARAIGAAIQRACLTLAKLARGEGDYSPDSQAIPFPQRNAAAERGKAAFEPSSSNGSLSALVEDWWKEAKAAGRKQSTYESYQKTLMKLVAFLKHDEAGRVTPEDIVRFKDHRLQGGASAKTVKDSDLAGLKTVFGWAVMNRRMHSNPAEGLTIKVGKSRKLRSKGFYDREASAILKHARNAAAGRAAPKLALAKRWVPWLCAFTGSRVGEMLQLRKEDVRREGEAWVVHVTPEAGPVKTDEARDVVLHRQIIDEGFPEFYERSPGGYLFIDPKPGELGVRRAVKTARNKVNTFVREVVNDPNVDPSHGWRHRFKTVGIEQEVAMRVLDAIQGHAPRNASEDYGDVTIAAKAKAVDRFPNIDIS; this is encoded by the coding sequence ATGCCGTTGGCTATGTCGCGTCCGTGGAAGCATCCCAAAACTGGAATCTATCAGCTCCGGAAAGCCGTTCCGGACGATCTGCGCAAGATCGTCGGCAGGCGCGAGGAGAAGGTAAGCCTTAAAACCCGCGATCCGGGGGAGGCTAAACAGCGCTTTGCGATGGCGCTTGCCGAGCTCGAGGTGCGCTGGGCAAACCTGCGTGCCGGACCGAAGCCCCTGACGGAGCGCGAGGCGCACCAATTGGCAATCGCCGAGCATGATCGATGGATCGAGCAGTACGGCGATAATCCGAGCCAACAGACGAGATGGGACGTCAGATTAGGCGATTGGCTGTTTGGAGCCCGGGGAAGTGCACCTCTGGTCGAGCCGGGATCGCTCCGATCGGACTCCAGTCAAGAACTGCTCAAGATCCGCCTTATGGAGCAGGACTGTTTAGAAGCAGCAAACGGCTATCTTACCGCCCACGGAATCTTCGCCGATAGGCAAAATCAACAAACTATGGCTAGGGCAATCGGCGCGGCCATACAGCGCGCGTGCCTGACGCTGGCTAAGCTGGCGAGAGGCGAAGGCGATTACTCGCCCGATTCTCAGGCAATTCCATTCCCGCAAAGGAACGCTGCGGCAGAACGAGGAAAGGCAGCCTTCGAGCCTAGCTCCTCGAACGGGTCGCTATCGGCATTGGTCGAGGATTGGTGGAAGGAGGCGAAGGCCGCCGGTCGCAAGCAGAGTACCTATGAGAGCTATCAGAAGACGCTGATGAAGCTCGTGGCCTTCCTGAAGCACGACGAGGCTGGCCGCGTAACGCCGGAGGACATCGTCCGCTTCAAGGATCACCGGCTGCAGGGCGGGGCGAGTGCGAAGACCGTGAAGGATAGTGACCTAGCCGGCCTAAAGACGGTGTTTGGCTGGGCGGTCATGAACCGCCGCATGCACTCCAATCCTGCTGAAGGACTTACCATCAAGGTCGGCAAGTCGCGCAAACTTAGATCAAAGGGATTTTACGACCGAGAAGCATCTGCCATTCTCAAGCATGCCCGGAATGCCGCTGCGGGGAGGGCTGCTCCCAAGCTGGCGTTGGCGAAACGGTGGGTGCCGTGGTTGTGTGCCTTCACGGGATCGCGGGTAGGCGAGATGCTTCAGCTTCGCAAAGAGGACGTTCGCCGTGAAGGCGAAGCTTGGGTCGTGCACGTGACGCCCGAGGCGGGCCCCGTGAAGACTGACGAAGCCAGAGACGTGGTGCTGCATCGGCAAATCATCGACGAAGGTTTCCCGGAGTTCTACGAGAGGTCACCAGGGGGGTATCTATTCATTGACCCCAAGCCCGGCGAGCTAGGCGTTCGCAGGGCGGTGAAGACGGCGCGGAATAAGGTCAACACGTTCGTGCGTGAAGTTGTGAACGACCCGAACGTTGATCCGAGCCATGGCTGGCGCCATCGTTTCAAGACTGTCGGCATTGAGCAGGAGGTTGCTATGCGTGTGCTCGATGCCATACAGGGCCACGCTCCGCGCAATGCTTCTGAGGATTATGGGGACGTAACCATTGCTGCGAAGGCGAAGGCCGTCGACCGGTTCCCAAACATAGACATTAGTTGA